DNA from Mesorhizobium sp. B2-1-1:
TGCTCGACGAGCTTGGCGCCGACCGTGTCGACGCCCTCGTTGGCGCCAGCGCGCGGGCCATCGACGCTGATGCCGAACTCACAGCCGAGCAAAAACGGCGTCTGCATCGATTGGCCTTTCAGACCCAGCATCGGGTCGAGATCGAAAGTCGCGGCGTTGTGGTGTCAGCCCGCGTGCTCAGAGAAGCAGTGCGGCGTGACGTCGAGGCGCTCTTCAACACCGAGCGCTTCGAGGCCACGCCGCTCCTGTCCGATCTGGAAAATGAACAGGTATCGGACAACCCACCGTCGCTCGCAGATTTCCCGGAGGTGCGCCGGAGCGTGGTCAATTACGGCGTCCCCTCCTTCTCGGGCAGGTCTTCGCGCGACTTTGATCGCGATGTGCTGGCGCGTGAGATCCGTGCGGTGCTCGCCACCTTCGAGCCCCGCCTCAAGGAAAGCGCAACAAAGGTCACAGTGACGCTTGGCGACAAGACCGCCGGCCTCAAGATCGAGATTGACGGTGTGCTGATCATAACCCCGACACCGGAACGCATGCGCCTGCGCACTACGATCAATCTCGATAACGGCGCGGCGCGGACCGAAATCAGGGACGCCTGAGATGGATCGGGTCTTCGTCGAATATTACGAGGAGGAGTTGACCCACATCCGCGGCCTTGCGGCCGAATTTGCCGATATGCATCCAGCGGTCGCGCGCAACCTTTCCCTCGACACGGTCCCCTGTCCGGACCCCTATGTTGAGCGGCTGCTGGATGGCGTGGCTTTCCTCGCGGCGCGCACCCGGCTAAAGGTCGACGCCGAGCGTTCGCGATTTTCGCGCAGTGTGCTCGACGTTCTTTATCCCGATCTGGTCACCCCGGCGCCGGCAACGGCGATGGTGGTGCTCAAACCAGGCCAGCAGGTCCAGACCCTGCTCGACGGCCACGTCGTCAGGCGCAACACCCGGCTGGTTTCCAGCCTGCGGCCCGGCCTTTCGACGCGCTGCACTTTCTCGACCGCGCAAGAGA
Protein-coding regions in this window:
- the tssE gene encoding type VI secretion system baseplate subunit TssE, which translates into the protein MSASEGRRPDAGKQHSTGSLRAKSEAVQPSLWDRLVNDLPGLTSEIDGLRHVLLDELGADRVDALVGASARAIDADAELTAEQKRRLHRLAFQTQHRVEIESRGVVVSARVLREAVRRDVEALFNTERFEATPLLSDLENEQVSDNPPSLADFPEVRRSVVNYGVPSFSGRSSRDFDRDVLAREIRAVLATFEPRLKESATKVTVTLGDKTAGLKIEIDGVLIITPTPERMRLRTTINLDNGAARTEIRDA